One window of the Chryseobacterium sp. CY350 genome contains the following:
- the porT gene encoding type IX secretion/gliding motility protein PorT/SprT yields MNKFLLKALVLASVSIATFADAQFRTRNRMDKLEDFDQQKFSWGFFLNGNRLDYRIVLNPRYGMNANQNLVTSKESYSFGAGLITKFRLNDYLDVRVEPGLQFAQRQLIFNTQSNDIYQNGNPQNPPFTPIALTEKDRVREIKSTLVDVPVLLELHGERWYNSRPYVAAGVNYIVNLQSNSDSEDDNQQQVFRSTTHNFAWSAEMGIQFYFNKFKLTPAIRGTFFMNNEMVSDNATTPPYWSAAVSTLQTRAVMFVLKFE; encoded by the coding sequence ATGAATAAATTTCTATTAAAAGCTCTGGTTTTAGCATCAGTTAGCATAGCAACTTTTGCAGATGCGCAATTTAGAACTCGCAACAGGATGGATAAGCTGGAAGATTTTGACCAGCAAAAATTCAGTTGGGGTTTCTTTCTAAACGGAAATAGACTAGACTACCGCATCGTACTTAATCCTAGATATGGGATGAATGCTAATCAAAATCTTGTAACGTCAAAAGAAAGTTACAGTTTTGGAGCTGGTCTTATCACAAAATTCAGATTAAATGATTACTTAGACGTAAGAGTAGAGCCAGGTTTACAGTTTGCGCAAAGACAATTGATTTTCAATACACAATCTAACGATATATATCAGAACGGAAACCCTCAAAACCCTCCGTTTACACCTATTGCACTTACTGAAAAAGACAGAGTAAGAGAGATAAAATCTACTTTGGTAGACGTTCCGGTATTATTGGAACTTCACGGGGAAAGATGGTATAACTCAAGACCTTATGTTGCTGCAGGGGTTAATTATATTGTGAATCTGCAATCAAACTCAGATTCTGAAGATGATAACCAACAGCAGGTTTTCAGATCTACAACGCATAATTTTGCATGGTCTGCGGAAATGGGAATTCAGTTTTACTTTAATAAATTTAAATTGACACCAGCAATCAGAGGAACATTTTTCATGAATAACGAAATGGTATCAGATAATGCTACAACACCACCTTACTGGTCTGCGGCAGTTTCTACGTTGCAGACAAGAGCAGTAATGTTTGTATTGAAATTTGAATAA
- a CDS encoding cell division protein ZapA — MEVRRITINIAGRVYPLNVPAAEEETLRKVGKQIENMIKDFEQNFDVRDKQDALAMCALKLGTNAEVVSMNYEKNINSTNERLAKINQTLNEVGK; from the coding sequence ATGGAGGTAAGGAGAATAACCATCAATATTGCAGGAAGAGTATATCCGCTGAACGTACCCGCAGCTGAAGAAGAAACTTTACGCAAAGTGGGGAAGCAGATTGAAAATATGATTAAAGATTTTGAACAGAATTTCGATGTAAGAGACAAACAAGATGCTTTGGCAATGTGTGCCCTAAAATTGGGAACCAATGCTGAAGTAGTGTCTATGAACTACGAAAAAAATATAAATTCTACCAACGAAAGATTAGCCAAAATTAATCAGACGTTGAATGAAGTTGGGAAATAA
- a CDS encoding coiled-coil domain-containing protein, with amino-acid sequence MLQELENNFSELEKKILNLHKSHQSLSEKLSELNKEHEELKMRYDEERKKNQVLAEEQKNIKLYSAISGNPEHNRLMKNHINRLVKEVDFCIAQLQNSGL; translated from the coding sequence ATGCTTCAAGAACTAGAAAACAATTTTTCAGAACTGGAAAAAAAGATTTTGAATCTTCATAAAAGTCATCAAAGTCTTTCTGAAAAGTTGTCAGAATTGAATAAAGAGCATGAAGAACTGAAGATGAGATATGATGAAGAGCGAAAGAAAAATCAGGTATTAGCAGAAGAACAGAAAAATATAAAATTGTATTCGGCAATATCAGGAAATCCTGAACACAACAGACTCATGAAAAACCATATCAACAGATTGGTAAAAGAAGTAGACTTTTGTATTGCACAGCTTCAAAACAGTGGACTATAA